In the genome of Mangifera indica cultivar Alphonso chromosome 9, CATAS_Mindica_2.1, whole genome shotgun sequence, the window ctttttttatatatataactgtaGACTCCGTCTATATTTGATGGATGGGTTACAAACAACTCATTTCAAGCaatatattaactttttatttcatAACTAGGAACACCCCTTTGCATTTGTTGGATAGGCAAATTTGGGGCACGGATTATAAACAACTCATTTCAAgcaatatattatctttttttatatatataactgtgGACTCCGTCTATATTTGATGGATGGGTTACAAACAACTCATTTCAAGCaatatattaactttttatttcatAACTAGGAACACCCCTTTGCATTTGTTGGATAGGCAAATTTGGGGCACGGATTATAAACAACTCATTTCAAGCAAtacattaacttttttttataaccaAGAACCACCCCCCCAACTTGCATTTGCTGGATGGGTAAATTCGAGATACAGATTATAAACAACTTATTTCAAGAAAtacattaacttttttttcataaCCAGGAACACTCCCCCCCCCCCTCTCCCAAAACCTGTATTTGTTGAATGAGTAAATTCAGGATATAATGACCAAACCCATAATTGTTACACTGGAcaagttaaagttttatcaaCCTGATAGAGGCTCAAGCCCAAAcctttactttaaaaattctaatgcTCTAACAGTTTTACTAATCCTTAAAATCCGCATTATATAGTTTAAGGCATCTTTGATATCCCGAATTGCGGTagaagaaaatttgaatattagttAAACAGATTGTGTTATCCTAAATTCTCAAGGcttattttagattataaaaattaaaggtaaaactgCGATGAATTTTCtgtttaaagtaatatttcttgCCATTTTGAAGCAAATCATTCTTGGGAGTTTCCATTATTGTGAAAGGATAGTTTCCAAATACTTTGCGTAAAATGtgtaaattaagtttttaaaaaaagtaacaattaaataaaattataaaagatcaCTCATTATCTGTTTTAAAcacacaatttattatatttatatatctcatacatggggtctaaatataaataaatattaaattttgtctagattcatattattttttcttcccACCAATTGGTGAAAGAGCTTTTGTCTACGACTAAAAATAGTCTCCTGTGAATTTTTACAATCTTTAACTCTTGGTTCAGTTTTacttataaacatatttttttttatttcccaagaaaattttgactaaatttttgttaaaagagaTTCTCAATAAAATCAACCGTCATGATAATCAAATcgtatattatatcatatatcaaaaatctaatttttcatatcatataacacgccttaaaaaataaaataataaaaaattataattgacatatcatcatcttgaaaaatatcacaaacatcttttatattttaaaaaattttcatttacatttCTATTACactatcattttttctaaaaatatgtattgatctatattagtaatatatattgtatcatatgcaTAGTTATTAGTATTGTATGATACGCGATATATATCGTacgatataatatgatacacaTAAAAAACGACACATATCCTAGGTGTATCAAAATTTGATACCATATAGTATGTGTATCGCACGATACAATATATATCAGTctgtatcaataaaattaacaatacgAGCTTGAATACCCCTTAACTCGAATAATTAGGCATGTAATCAGGGATTAATATAAACTGAATCGAGCTCTAATAAACTTTAActcgagtttaactcaaatataataCGATTCAATTCAACTCGAATTGATGGTttggatttgattcaattcgaatcaagTTGATGGTTCAAATGAATGGTCCATatttgattcaactcaaattgatgattcaatttaattcgaCTCGAATTGATGGTTCATAACTCGATTCTGTTtagatttattgttaaaatcaaTGGTTTGAATTCGTAGTTCAGATATGTGGCTTGAGTTTATGgctcattgacaaaacaatattattttaagcCAACCGAACCAAACACCTCCTAACTTGAGTTCggttttattcaaaaaaagaacataatttgtttattcaaatttaactcgaattcaaattaaataaatttaaactgaaccaAACTGAGTCGAGCTTGCTTATGATACTAATCTGACTTAATTAGGATATACCTCAAAACTTGTTCATccaattgaatatatttttttttataaaacaaaaatgatttttttattgcaattgaatatttaatatataactacatattatttatttttttattacattacttATTTTACATGAtgaagtttaattataattcttaatttatattctttctcAACTAAGCTAGTAACAATTTGATAGAATAATTTtagtcttttatttatattttaataatattggtGATATTAAATTgtagtgaaaaataaaagaaaataatataacaaaaaaattaatttaatttttaaacaattttattattttatttcataaaagcGTATGcgatatataatttgactaccataattatatcactattaaattaagagagagaaaaattatactaaaaaatttgtatacaaacttttaaatacatattaatgTAACCCTCAACGATTAGAAGAGTGAATGAAAAGAGCGAGtttgaatgatataaaaataacaaaagtgattctattaatttacatatagttcaactttttacatgttttttttatgaatattgatCTCTTAAGCGACGTATGTATGTAATTCACCTTACAAAACTGTTTGGTCATTGCCAAATAGTAATAATGCTTAGGAATCCAAGTTGTGATGATGACTCAAATGATAAAACCTTTCAATCTATGACACTTATACTTTCGGAGGCATCGATCCTTTACTCATGGAAAGTGGACTCAAGAAcaattttggatacataaatgtatacatactcatatatatcatcatataattgggtatttttttatctttaattcaaatcactcaatcacatgataatacatatgagtgtatatatatttgtgtacctaaaatgagtacatataattttattattaggatAAATCACAAAAATGAATAAGTATTTGACGAGGTTTATGAAAGTTCTTATATTCTTAAGTGTTGAGTTTGGTTGGTAGCTTGGCTTACTGTCTTCAACTAGTGTTGAAGAAACACAAGTTATAGAAGGCATGAAAAGAATACAAAGGGTTGAAAAcatgtctttttatttttttaactttaaaaccAAGATCTGATTTGATATATTTGTAGAAAACAGAAACAAATGCCAAAATAATTAGACTACAAACAGAATGTCGATGTTTCTTATGTCAGGGGTTGGGAACTTAATCTACAAGAATGTACATGGAATCGTAAggaaataaatattagaaaaaactTGTAAGTTGTTTTAAAGAGCATTAAGAATGCCAGCCACAGTCATTAACTCATGCATTTTTCAATAATCTAATCACTAATAATCTTTTCCAAAGACAATCCATTTGAAGATATTCAACTCAACTTATCATCCATCACAAGGTTTCTGTTCAAAAGTTGATTCCCAAAAACATACCAACGCATTTTAAAGAGACTGAAGATAACAAAACACATTCACAAACATAATACCATAGTTTAATAGCAATAAGAGAGTAGGATACCTATGACAGTTGGTTGTTGATCGACTCTAATATGATCGTCGGTAATGCAACTGTCATCGATGCATTGGTGAAGAAAAACATGATAGAAGAAATCCAAGAATATTAGATGAGAGAGACCTAGGAGGATGGCGAAGAGAAGAGGGATATTCAAGAGTTCGATTTCGATTCAGTGTGATGGCTGCTCAGTTTGGTTAGTTCAGGATAACATATCgattaagaaataaattttcgaaatttattagtttcaatttgtttaccaaagaaaatttttttaaatttctgaaaTGTCTCTGAAACATTTTTTACTAGTCTTGGGCATTTCagtttctaaaatattttggaaACGCGTGTGTTAATGTGCTTCCTAGACTATTAGTAATTTGGCTGTATGAATTCGATTTCTTAAAATGAAGAGTGTAATGTACAACTTTGCATGAGTTCCAGATAAAACTCAAAGGAATATTAGTGGGCAGCGCCTAAATGACCAAAGAATTTCAAAATCCCTGCAAAGGGAGACATTGTACTCTACTTGAAGTAGTGGACTGAAGCTTTTAAATACGTATACATAGCTTAAACTTCATTTAAACTTGCCAGATTTTGATATGTTATCTAGGGCTATGAAGATAGATGTTTTTTTCAGAAGCAGTAGTATATAAAACGTATAAACCCTAATAATTAAAGGGCCATTTGTTACTTTCTAGAGGTTTGAGCGACCTGATTAAGTACAGTCGTTCCTCACTAGAGCTAAGAATTTTGTCCTGACACATTGAATTTGAAGAATGGCTTCTTCCATTAATTAAGTACATGAGAGTCGGCATAAAATTCTTGACCAAATCTTTGAGTTCGTCCATTAACCAAACAATCAAGTCAATAAAGGaacacaaaaacaacaaaaaactaACCTTACaacatcaataaattaaattgcaaattaattatatagtaacatTTACttaagtaattaagtataaaaaaacAGTATAAATAACGCAATAAGTTAgttcataaaatgaaaaaaattatacataatcatccaacaattgaaaaaattaatgaagaacAAGAGAGATGATGGAGCTTATCATATTGAAATTCAGAAGAACTTTTTGGTAGTCGTTGCTGATGCAGAGTCCTCAGGCTCAGGTCCCAGCCTAAGTTCAAGGTCCAACTCCGACGACTCCGATGAGCTCGATGATGAATAAACAATTGCTGTATTATCATAAACTTGGCTGCTACTTAGTGGTCTTTCAGCAAACAAAGGTAGTTGTCGGACTTCTCTAACATGGGTTTTGTCTGTGTTAGACGTGGCATCATTTTCTTCACCAAGAGTCCAAGGGTCTTTGTGAGGAAGAAGTTTTCTTGAGCTTAGCTTACCCCCAACGTCATTCGACTGTGGCTGTGTAAAATTATAAGAGGGTCGATTAATCTTGGAGACATCCAACTGATTTTTTGAGGAAGAAGTTTGCTTGAGCTTAGCTTTGTCTTTGCGGTGAATATTCATGTGGCCGCCAAGTGCTTGGGCGTTGGAGAAACCTCTCTTGCAAAAGGTGCAGTCATAAGACCTAACTGGACTTGCACCACCATCAGCAGCTTGCACATCTGAAGTCACCTTCTCTGGATTTTCTGGGGAGGGCTGATCACGAGTTTCCATTAGAGCGAGAGAGAGATGGTCAACTGGAAAAGGCAGTGGCGATTTTATATTGAAAGGGTTAAGGCCTGCCTGATGCTGCTTCCTGTGTCTTAAGAAATGAACTGGAGCTTCTAAGATTAGACAATTTCAACTAAACCAAACGACAAAAAGTTGCCTTCAAATTAAGGTCGtggctttttaaaattatttattagtaataCTTGTAGTATTATACGATGCATTTGAGTATTTGAATCATTGACTACTGCTTGTGCCATCAAATGGTTTGTTATTAATTAGGGTAATGATAGCAATAAAGCTTTACTGGACCTGAAAATTGTTCTTGTATAAAAGAAGTAGAATACTAATATCTGGTTGGTATTCGGTAATgattttcttattcaaaatcTGAGGgctcaaatatttttatggacgtaggaaaaatgaaattggtTGACTGTAGATCGGAATCGATCTTGAAAAGAAATGCTTCTGAatctcttaattatttttttggaataaataaataaatatatatatatatatataaatatatatatatatatatatatatatgttatttatttgaaGATGTGCTTATTTAGTCTCACCGTTGGAAACTCTGTAAACAATGCCTTGCAACTGTAAAAAGTTTGCCAACAAGTATACAAAATCAGTTGTCtgattttacataaataataagaataaacagagatttttaaattagtttgacCTATTACTCAAAAATCTATGCTCACTGTTATGTTGTTAAGTTTCTGGTGAAAGTTgcccttcttttgtttttatataatcttGAATTTATACAATACAAGAGGAAGAGGTAATTGAATGAttacatataattagatgttctTAGATCACAATATATTAAATCAAGGTATCTAATAAAATTCTATTTCTAGGAAAATTGCATGATTGTGGGTTCCTTAAAAGGTATGAGATGATTGCAATCCCAAAATGGGAAGGGATAAAGATGCAACTTGACCTTGAATCAATAGGAAACAAAACTGACATGTTGAAGAAATGGTAAAATGATTGAAACTATCAAAAGTCTATTTTCATACTATTTTTAGATAGAAGAGTTCCTAACCACACACTTTAGGTCAATGTATGTGTAGGTAACACCTCTAGTTGTTAATCATATAGCTAGTCGCTTTTTCAATGTCACTCAAATACATTTGACTAAGGCAAAATTTGCCTACATAACAATTACACCCTACTTCTAGATTGCGAGTAAGGCTTTATGAACTTTTTTCCTTTCTACATAGGTGAACAACATATGGATGATTgtgatctctaattcaaaacATGTTGTAAAAATGATGTTTTCACTTTACATTTAATGGATAGTATAGGTGCATCACATGCATATTATGGCAGTTCAAATTATCATAAATTCTTATTGGGCGTTCATATACCTCATTAGATTAATGAAACATGTCAATAACTTGACTTGAATGACTAAGGTTGATTCTTGCTCAATCTCATATTGCCTATAGAAACACACTTTAACATATTCTTTAACTTCTTCAACCTAAAAATTATCAAGTCTTTGAGTCTTCTCCAAGTATTCCAAACCCTTAGATCCTTTTATacttttttcaaagatttttctTGGAATATCTCTTGTACCCAAACATATAGGAGCATTCTCAATAATCTTATCACAAGATAAACTTTCTCAATGTTGTTTTACTTAGCTACAATATCAAGTCAAATTAAAGTTCGATTTAAGTTCAAACTTAAGCTAAACTCAAACTAGACTCTCCTTaaacaagtcaaactcaaataaattttagacGAGTTTAGATAAATTTAAGCTCTATTCGGTTTGAATCAAATCTTATTTTAACTAGTTTTGATAGTTTGATCATTCAAGGCTTTCTTTGACCCCATCCACAAGGAGTCATGAGAAAAGTGTTTGGGTTGATATTGACAAACAaatattttgttagaaaaatgAAGAGATTTTTTGGGGCTTCTAAGGCCAAATGGTTTATGACAATTTTTCCTCAATGAGAAGTAGGCAAAATCAACCGTCTCATTTGACGCAAGTAGTAGAAcataataaagtttttaaaatggacttgataaactcaaatttagtaTAATGAATCTAGACGTATAATGAACTTTGTTTCTAAGGGAAATTGGATGATTGTatgattcttttaaaaaaaaaaagtgattgcAATCTATAATGGTATATGATAAAGATAGAAAAtaatagggagaaggactatttcccacccaacttttgatgcattctcaaattggcacccacggcagatgaaaattcagtttttccacccgtgaccaaactaccgtccaatttttccgttagggacaggggtaaaatcgtcatttgctatttaaaaccttaaaacttttaaatttaactgtttcccccctccaggttttaaaaactaataactaacccatcctcaaagtttgaaaagtttagatttcacccctggggtttgctccttctccggccaccatcgacggccgacgcattcgaccgatctcccatctccgaccacaaggacgacgaaggacgacccttcatcgcccagatctggacgacgctggaagaacagacgtcatccttcgtcgtcgcATCTTCCAGATGCGACAGCGTCGTCCAGATGCGACAGCGTCGTCCTTCATCAGCGCGTCTTCCAGATGCGATGAGCGATGAAGAGAGACCTTCGTCGagcgatctcccagatctggacgacgagcaAAGTTTGAAAccgatctcccagatctggacgacgagcgacgaagagatctccgtctcttcgtcgcaccacggccgtcgcaccaggagaaggaggaggccggtgacgacgccggagaagacgtcgggagataaagttgaagaatgggggtgaaatgctagttttgaaagttatggggggcgtctgtattttgaaaaatatggaaaccctaggtttgggggtgaaaatgttagtttttaaagtttaaaaactttagggaaggtgaaaatgttagtttctaaaacctaaggggggtgaatgataaaaccctcacatcaattttaaaaaattaaattgaggggtattttggtcatttcatctaacaagggtaaaatggacattttacccttatgtaaacagatatcatccattttaacagctcatgagtgggaaaactagattttcatctgccgtggatgccaatttgagaatgcatcaaaagttgggtgggaaatagtccttctcccaaaataatatcataacaGTAAAAAACAAAAGTGATATTTCGAAGAGatcataaaaacaattaaaattatcaagagTTCTATTTTCCGTtgtttttgaatagaaaaacTCCTTGTACTTCGGATCAATCTACATGTAGTTAATAGGTTTAATCACTAATTATATAACtagttttttctttaacattATTTGAATAGTGTGACTAAGACGAAGTATGACAGCACAACAAGTATTACTGTACAtctacaaaatcaaaatacagCAACATGGTCGACAACTGTGTACTGGCCAAGGAAATCAATGTTTGCCCATGCAAAGTGTCGATAATCCCCAATGTAACTGATGGTGAATCAAAAGGTTTAAATCAAATAGACTAATTGGTTGGCGCCTCAATGAAAATCGAAGATGCCAGCCGCCATAGTATTGCAGAATTCTGCCATGTGGAAGTTTTAGTGACATAGTGAAGATGCCATCATCTCATCAGCATGAGTCTAGTAttaattaaggccaaacgactatttcccacccaagatatgctgtaatgacaaattttcaccctttaactatggaaacaccaaatacccacccatgactggttaaatttaacaaaactctaacggtggtaagggtaaaatcttcattttctctataatattaaaaataaactaaaatagaatcaacTTTTGATCccctcaactttaaaaactaaaattttcccccagcttaagttttaaaaaatcgcagtttcaccctagggtttggttttgaaatctctgacgacatcttcagctccattgtcgacggtctctccctcccgaagcatcctctccttctagcgatctctttcctcccatttagacgctcgatcggcgtcggagaagccgtggaagatgaaaaacttcgtcggggaagacgaagttcttcgtcttcccagtcgtcatcgtctgggaagacgatcgtcttcccagacgaagacgagatgactcgtcgtcctctgggaagac includes:
- the LOC123226259 gene encoding probable transcriptional regulator RABBIT EARS; the protein is METRDQPSPENPEKVTSDVQAADGGASPVRSYDCTFCKRGFSNAQALGGHMNIHRKDKAKLKQTSSSKNQLDVSKINRPSYNFTQPQSNDVGGKLSSRKLLPHKDPWTLGEENDATSNTDKTHVREVRQLPLFAERPLSSSQVYDNTAIVYSSSSSSESSELDLELRLGPEPEDSASATTTKKFF